One genomic window of Elaeis guineensis isolate ETL-2024a chromosome 2, EG11, whole genome shotgun sequence includes the following:
- the LOC105033461 gene encoding LOW QUALITY PROTEIN: uncharacterized protein (The sequence of the model RefSeq protein was modified relative to this genomic sequence to represent the inferred CDS: inserted 1 base in 1 codon), with protein MFSILDPPGMAKRRLNAVVPKRKFSSTVALILLLXLLPASVVAIFFHGRKISYFLRPIWDTPPRPFISIPHYYAENVSMEHLCHLHGWTRRLHPRRVFDAIIFSNEVDMLEIRYHELFPYVHKFVILESNTTFTGIRKPLYFLENLQRFEFASSKIIHDALPGDGSRRWHKNPFQFESRQRTAVDALLRRSGISPGDVVIMADADEIPSHQTVQLLQWCDGIPPLMHLELREYLYSFEFPVGYGSWRATAHVYRPGTGYRHSRQTDLILADAGWHCSFCFRKIEEFVFKMTAYSHADRVRWSSFLEHSRIQRIICRGEDLFDMLPEEYTFRELFKRLGPMPKSGSAVHLPSYLIENAERFRFLLPGGCLRSG; from the exons ATGTTTAGCATCCTTGACCCTCCTGGCATGGCCAAAAGGCGCCTCAATGCTGTGGTGCCCAAGAGAAAATTCTCCTCTACAGTTGCACTGATCCTGCTCC TCCTCCTCCCTGCAAGCGTCGTCGCAATCTTCTTCCATGGCCGTAAGATCTCCTACTTCCTTCGGCCCATTTGGGACACTCCACCACGTCCCTTCATCAGCATTCCCCACTATTATGCTGAGAATGTGTCTATGGAACACCTCTGCCACCTCCATGGCTGGACTCGTCGCCTCCATCCACGCCGTGTGTTTGACGCCATTATCTTCAGTAATGAAGTCGACATGCTTGAAATCCGGTACCATGAACTATTTCCTTATGTGCATAAGTTTGTGATCCTTGAATCAAACACCACCTTCACTGGCATCCGCAAGCCACTCTACTTCCTTGAGAACCTCCAGAGGTTCGAATTCGCAAGCTCAAAGATCATCCATGATGCATTGCCAGGTGACGGCAGTCGCAGGTGGCACAAAAATCCCTTCCAATTTGAGTCTAGGCAGCGGACTGCTGTTGATGCTCTTCTCCGCAGGTCAGGGATCAGCCCAGGGGATGTCGTGATTATGGCAGACGCTGATGAGATCCCGAGCCACCAGACAGTGCAGCTGTTGCAGTGGTGTGATGGTATACCACCATTGATGCACCTGGAGCTCAGAGAGTACTTGTATTCCTTTGAGTTCCCGGTGGGCTATGGTAGCTGGCGAGCCACCGCCCATGTTTACAGGCCAGGGACAGGATACCGGCACTCACGGCAGACGGACCTGATCTTGGCTGATGCTGGGTGGCATTGTAGCTTTTGCTTCAGAAAGATAGAAGAGTTTGTGTTCAAGATGACAGCATACAGCCATGCAGACCGAGTGAGGTGGTCGAGCTTTCTGGAACATTCGAGGATTCAGAGGATCATTTGTCGGGGAGAAGATCTGTTCGACATGTTGCCTGAGGAGTATACGTTCAGGGAGCTGTTTAAGAGGTTGGGCCCTATGCCAAAATCAGGTTCAGCTGTTCATCTTCCTTCTTACTTGATAGAAAATGCCGAAAGGTTCAGGTTCTTGCTGCCTGGTGGATGCTTAAGGTCCGGATAG